CGAGGAGGAGGAACGTGAActggtggtgctgctgcttgcTGCCGGCTTCTTCAAAGTGCGCCTCGATGAGCTTCCTCAGGTCTGAAAGGCAAGCGGTCGGCAGAAGCTTCAGCCCCTTGATCAGACTGCCAGACTCCCATTTGATGTAGACATCCAGCAACCCCTCTCGCTCCTTCTTGCTCGGCCCATTTGCTTCGCCATCTGTGGTGCATGATTTTAGCTCTTCCGGCACTGTCAGCTCGGCGTCGTCCACGGCTTGGCAAACGATGGGCGAGAGCTGCGACGACACGGGGCTGTCGGCAACCTTGACGTCGCACATGGGGGTCTCTATGGCTGCCCATGCCGCTGATGGGTCCTGGTTCTCATCGCCGAACACCTGCTTTGCGTGCTGATTGCTCTCATCTGCCAACAACTGCTGCTGTCCGGGCTGCCTGTCCTCATCTCCAAACGCTTGCTGCTTCGCCGCCGGTGACTCGTCGGCGTTTTGTTTCTTGACCAGCTCACGGTAGTTGCCACACAGCCTGAAGATGTTCTGGATACGGTTGGTCCGGTCCGGTTCAGCAAGTGGTTGTTCCATTCGGTCCACCTTGTaactctcctcttccaccacttcttTGCACACCTCCACCTCAGCGCCATTGTCCTTCTCTTCACCTTCTTCATCTCCCTCCTCGAACACGGTGCTCAGGACCGCCTTTTCAGGGAACCCAGACAGTCTGACCACATCTTCTTGCTCCAGGTCAGTGGTGCCAGAGCCTGCTGTCGATGTGTGGTTCCACATCTGGCCCTGCAGCTGGCGAGTATCCTCCTTGATCACCTTCACATCCAACAAAGACGGCTGATCTCCAGCATCCAAATCCATGGACATCGACATCGCCATTGACATGCATGGATCTCCTCCTGCAGACATCTCTGATAGTCGCGCCAACAATCTACCACCAATGACATCCTGCTGTGCAGGCTGACGAGCATCTGCCTTTTCAAGCTCCACCTCCTGCAATCGTTGCTTCACAGCAAGGAGCTCTTGCTGCTGCCGAAGCATTTTCTCTTCCATCATCTGGAGCTCACTCTTTAGCAACTGGGTCTTCTCGGCAACCTTTGAGTTGATCTCTTCCTCCTTTGCAGCTGCACCCTGCCCTTCTAGCAGCCTGAGCTTCGCCCTCGCTTGCGCTAGCTCCTCCTCCTTTAGCCGAAGAACATTCTGGGCCTCGTTGCGCTCTTTCTCTCTTTGCTTGTTCTCCTTCTGCAGCTTGTATATGAACTGATTCATTGCAACAATCCTTGAATTGAGCATTGAAGATGACTCCTCAGAGCTAATCTTGTCCCTTGGTGTTGATGCATGAGCAGCACGGATAATGCATTTTGCTTTAGCACCGTATTCCAAGGTAGAAACTGTCTTGTGCAATTCCTTTGGGTCCGGACTCGCACACAGAATCATCAGAATCTTTGATTTGTCATCCTCAAATGAGTCCTGAAATTCCATGAAGAATCACAAGTTCTAAATTATCTGGgataaacagagagagagagagaagtggtATCAGGAAAAGTGTGCTTCTTCAAGTGTTTTGTACCTGTAACAGCATTGTGAGCTTGCTGTCTCGAAATGGAACATGTGAATCACCATTCGCTATGGACTCAACCACTCGTTTCAAAGCTGTGTTGCCTTGGTTGATCTTCGCCGTCTGTGGAGCAGCAACCAATGTTATATATAGAATAGATGTGCAAAAGAAAATGACCTAAAGAAACATAGTCTGGTTCATCACATTGCAGAAAAAAAGAGA
Above is a window of Triticum aestivum cultivar Chinese Spring chromosome 6B, IWGSC CS RefSeq v2.1, whole genome shotgun sequence DNA encoding:
- the LOC123139498 gene encoding kinesin-like protein KIN-10A, with product MAPQPTPSPRTGPPTTPQASAAATPFRTPVSKHRLHFPPATPRHGGAGAATEHPVEVIGRVRNLIASAAGASVLEVPGGAGGTTVRVRGDAGGISCRDFSLDGVSVSEEEDLEGFYRRFVRSRIQGVRVGAKCTVMVYGPTGSGKSHTMFGCARQPGIVYRALRDILDGGGGCGTGGGEGGEEEDAGFGVGLFVQVAVLEIYNEEVYDLLVGSGANTKGNAPKVRLEVMGKKAKNATYICGNEAGKISREVAKVEKRRTVKSTLCNERSSRSHCMIILDVPSVGGRLMLVDMAGSENIEAAGQTGFDAKMQTAKINQGNTALKRVVESIANGDSHVPFRDSKLTMLLQDSFEDDKSKILMILCASPDPKELHKTVSTLEYGAKAKCIIRAAHASTPRDKISSEESSSMLNSRIVAMNQFIYKLQKENKQREKERNEAQNVLRLKEEELAQARAKLRLLEGQGAAAKEEEINSKVAEKTQLLKSELQMMEEKMLRQQQELLAVKQRLQEVELEKADARQPAQQDVIGGRLLARLSEMSAGGDPCMSMAMSMSMDLDAGDQPSLLDVKVIKEDTRQLQGQMWNHTSTAGSGTTDLEQEDVVRLSGFPEKAVLSTVFEEGDEEGEEKDNGAEVEVCKEVVEEESYKVDRMEQPLAEPDRTNRIQNIFRLCGNYRELVKKQNADESPAAKQQAFGDEDRQPGQQQLLADESNQHAKQVFGDENQDPSAAWAAIETPMCDVKVADSPVSSQLSPIVCQAVDDAELTVPEELKSCTTDGEANGPSKKEREGLLDVYIKWESGSLIKGLKLLPTACLSDLRKLIEAHFEEAGSKQQHHQFTFLLLGDPSGAPVSREKEAAVQISRLPNWNNQTNSYLACLRVAKKPAMTMEQQPQQLHQTPFSPLESKLNSLALNEVQQHHHAAAGALSPKVAAQMSPSYIRELRA